Proteins encoded together in one Sinorhizobium sp. B11 window:
- a CDS encoding LysE family translocator, producing MTIEILLPLFLFVFAATITPGPNNVMVMTSGANFGLKRSLQHLLGISGGVSGIVLVMGLGLITLLDAAPFLVGLFEIASVLYLLWLAYRIATAQAARNSAAGARPLSFVGAAAFQVINPKVWATGLSAITLFDPDRSIGSAMIIAAAYGVIGLLSNVIWTWTGTVLRGWLSIGRRLRFFNVTASVLLVASLYPAIHHVRDIFQK from the coding sequence ATGACCATTGAGATTCTTTTACCGCTGTTTCTATTCGTTTTTGCGGCGACCATCACACCCGGCCCCAACAACGTTATGGTCATGACATCAGGGGCAAATTTTGGACTTAAACGCTCGCTGCAGCATCTCCTCGGAATTTCGGGAGGAGTTTCGGGAATAGTCCTCGTGATGGGCCTGGGTCTTATAACGCTTCTGGACGCCGCTCCGTTTCTGGTTGGACTATTTGAAATCGCGTCAGTCCTCTATCTTCTGTGGCTTGCATACAGGATCGCAACTGCGCAGGCGGCGAGAAACAGCGCCGCGGGGGCAAGGCCCCTATCGTTTGTCGGTGCCGCGGCCTTTCAGGTGATCAATCCCAAAGTCTGGGCAACCGGGCTGTCGGCGATAACCCTGTTTGATCCGGATCGTTCGATCGGTTCGGCAATGATAATTGCTGCTGCCTACGGAGTGATCGGTCTCCTATCCAACGTGATCTGGACCTGGACCGGCACAGTTCTGAGGGGATGGTTGTCGATCGGGCGCAGGTTGAGGTTCTTCAACGTTACGGCTTCTGTCCTGCTCGTTGCGTCCCTCTACCCCGCCATTCATCATGTTCGGGATATTTTCCAAAAATAA
- a CDS encoding TetR/AcrR family transcriptional regulator: MSNLSTTYDEILDSAEKLIVSGGYNGFSYADIAAVVGIRKASIHHHFPSKVDLVRTLVARYRARAETGLAEVESRFSDPLELLKTYAGFWAQCIEDASRPFCVCALLASELPALPLEVAIEVRAYFQHLSEWLTSVIERGDQQGSLVISCPARIEAEAFMATVHGAMLSARAYGTPAVFELILEPSLQRLRPR, translated from the coding sequence ATGAGCAATCTTTCGACTACCTATGACGAAATCCTGGACAGTGCAGAAAAGCTGATCGTATCGGGCGGCTATAACGGGTTCAGTTATGCCGACATCGCTGCCGTTGTCGGAATCCGCAAAGCCAGCATCCATCATCATTTTCCAAGCAAGGTCGATCTAGTGCGCACGCTTGTCGCCCGCTATCGCGCAAGGGCCGAGACTGGTTTGGCCGAGGTTGAAAGCAGGTTCAGCGATCCGCTCGAGTTGCTGAAGACCTATGCCGGTTTTTGGGCGCAATGTATCGAGGATGCGAGCCGTCCATTTTGTGTCTGCGCGCTTCTTGCAAGCGAGCTGCCCGCCCTTCCTTTGGAGGTGGCGATCGAAGTGCGGGCCTATTTTCAGCATCTCTCCGAATGGCTGACATCGGTCATCGAGCGCGGTGACCAGCAAGGATCCCTGGTAATCTCGTGCCCGGCGCGCATAGAGGCGGAGGCTTTCATGGCCACTGTCCATGGCGCAATGCTATCGGCACGAGCCTATGGGACGCCCGCTGTCTTCGAACTTATTCTCGAGCCTAGTCTTCAACGGCTGCGGCCGCGATGA
- a CDS encoding cytochrome b/b6 domain-containing protein yields MRYSRILMIHRHSLVTRLTHWLNVICLSVLLLSGLQIFNAHPELYWGHYGADGDPAVLTIGSSGQGDDISGFVRIAGVEVPTSGVLGVSTFEGSPTPRAFPAWATIPSFQDLATGRRWHFFFAWVFLVNGIFYLGFGILSGHFRRDLAPARRDLSPRHLWREILDHARLRFPRGQEAKHYNALQKLTYLAVIVILLPTMLLTGLTMSPGFNAIVPALVDIFGGRQSARTIHFMTATLLVLFVLVHVAMVVLSGTWNNMRSMITGRYAIREKGPHS; encoded by the coding sequence ATGCGATACTCCCGGATCCTGATGATCCATCGTCATTCCCTAGTCACGCGGCTGACGCATTGGCTGAACGTCATCTGCCTGAGTGTCCTGCTCTTGAGCGGATTGCAGATTTTCAACGCTCATCCCGAACTTTACTGGGGGCACTATGGGGCAGACGGGGATCCAGCTGTCCTGACGATCGGCTCGAGCGGACAGGGCGACGATATCAGTGGTTTCGTCCGGATCGCCGGCGTCGAGGTGCCGACATCAGGTGTTCTGGGCGTCTCGACCTTCGAGGGGAGCCCGACGCCGCGGGCATTTCCGGCCTGGGCGACCATTCCATCGTTTCAGGATCTCGCAACCGGCCGCCGCTGGCACTTCTTCTTTGCCTGGGTGTTTCTAGTCAACGGCATTTTCTATCTTGGCTTCGGCATCCTGAGCGGCCATTTTCGGCGTGACCTCGCACCGGCGCGCAGAGACCTTTCCCCGCGTCATCTGTGGCGCGAAATCCTCGACCACGCACGTCTGCGCTTCCCGCGAGGGCAAGAAGCGAAGCACTACAATGCGCTCCAAAAGCTCACTTACCTTGCCGTGATCGTCATTCTGCTGCCGACCATGTTGCTGACCGGCCTGACGATGTCTCCCGGCTTTAATGCCATCGTGCCGGCCCTGGTGGATATTTTCGGCGGGCGCCAGTCGGCGCGCACGATCCACTTCATGACCGCAACGCTTCTCGTCCTCTTCGTGCTCGTCCATGTGGCGATGGTCGTGCTGTCGGGAACCTGGAACAACATGCGCTCGATGATCACGGGTCGCTATGCCATCAGAGAAAAAGGTCCACATTCATGA
- a CDS encoding molybdopterin-binding protein produces the protein MTRDFLTRRRFLIGSTLGASALTLSGCDILEQNAGVASVIRSAENLTMKAQRLLQGRDALAREFAETDISPSFRVNGTSAPDSEDYAELVEGKFANWRLKIDGLVDRPQELSLIDLKRLPARTQITRHDCVEGWSAIGKWTGVPLGAVLSSAGLKPNARFAVFHCADELEKTLDGSGRYYESIDLIDAFHPQTILAYQMNGKDLSVGHGAPLRLRVERQLGYKQAKYIMRIEIVDSFAGLWGGNGGFWEDRGYEWYAGI, from the coding sequence ATGACACGCGACTTTCTGACCCGCAGGCGCTTTCTTATCGGCAGCACGCTCGGCGCCTCGGCACTCACGCTCTCAGGCTGCGACATACTGGAACAGAACGCCGGCGTGGCAAGCGTTATCCGCTCGGCCGAAAATCTGACGATGAAGGCGCAAAGGCTACTGCAGGGACGCGATGCTCTCGCCCGCGAATTTGCCGAGACGGACATTTCTCCCTCTTTCCGCGTGAACGGCACGAGCGCGCCTGACAGCGAAGACTATGCCGAACTCGTCGAAGGCAAATTCGCAAACTGGCGATTGAAGATCGACGGTCTCGTCGATCGGCCTCAGGAACTCTCCCTCATTGATCTCAAGAGGCTTCCGGCTCGCACCCAGATCACCCGCCATGACTGCGTCGAGGGGTGGAGCGCAATCGGGAAATGGACGGGAGTTCCGCTTGGGGCCGTCCTGAGCTCGGCAGGACTGAAGCCGAACGCTCGATTTGCGGTCTTTCACTGTGCCGACGAGCTGGAGAAGACACTCGATGGAAGTGGCCGCTACTATGAGAGCATTGACCTCATCGACGCGTTCCATCCGCAGACCATCCTAGCCTATCAGATGAACGGGAAGGATCTGTCCGTCGGTCATGGCGCGCCTCTCCGGCTGCGGGTCGAACGGCAACTCGGCTACAAGCAGGCCAAATACATCATGCGCATCGAGATCGTCGACAGCTTTGCCGGCCTGTGGGGCGGCAATGGCGGTTTCTGGGAAGACCGCGGCTACGAGTGGTACGCAGGGATCTGA
- a CDS encoding zinc transporter ZntB, producing the protein MGEQVVSIASYGVEPGLRFAVLLDGNGGCRTLDMEAVRRWTPDDGVIWLHFERDHPAAAEWVTTRGGFDPLVADALLEEETRPRVEAIDDGLLIILRGVCAAPPEEAEVRSAEIDLVPLHVWADQRRLVTLRDSGHYITALRDIRLALDKGKGPKQTGELLALVSEKLVRDLEPVLDTMDEEVDELDELIFHGEASEVRERLKQLRRRSVQLRRYLAPQRDALNRIEHDDAPWLKERDKLRFREVIDKLMRFIEYLDAIRDRTGILHDDLSTVISERIARNSNRLAALAALLLPPSVVAGLFGMNVGGIPGVNDTWAFIIIVGFVAVTSVATLMVLKRINWL; encoded by the coding sequence ATGGGCGAGCAGGTGGTGAGCATCGCAAGTTACGGCGTCGAGCCGGGTTTGCGTTTCGCCGTGCTTCTTGACGGCAATGGCGGCTGTCGCACCCTCGACATGGAAGCAGTGCGCCGATGGACGCCGGATGACGGCGTCATCTGGCTGCATTTCGAACGCGATCATCCAGCCGCTGCCGAATGGGTGACGACCAGAGGCGGCTTCGACCCGCTCGTCGCCGACGCCTTGCTGGAAGAGGAAACGCGGCCGCGCGTCGAAGCCATCGATGACGGGCTGCTGATCATTCTTCGCGGCGTCTGTGCCGCTCCGCCGGAAGAGGCGGAGGTCAGGTCGGCGGAAATCGATCTCGTTCCCCTTCACGTATGGGCCGATCAGCGCCGGCTGGTGACCCTGCGCGACAGCGGCCACTATATAACCGCCTTGCGCGATATCCGCCTTGCGCTCGACAAGGGCAAGGGCCCGAAGCAGACGGGGGAACTGCTCGCCCTTGTCAGCGAAAAGCTGGTCCGCGACCTCGAACCCGTGCTCGACACGATGGACGAAGAGGTCGACGAGCTGGATGAATTGATCTTTCACGGCGAAGCCAGCGAAGTCCGCGAGCGGCTGAAGCAGCTTCGCCGCCGGTCCGTGCAGCTTCGGCGCTATCTCGCCCCCCAGCGCGACGCCCTGAACCGCATCGAGCATGACGACGCACCGTGGCTGAAGGAGCGCGACAAGCTGCGTTTCCGCGAGGTCATCGACAAGCTGATGCGCTTCATCGAATATCTCGACGCCATCCGTGACCGTACCGGCATTCTTCATGACGACCTGTCCACGGTCATCAGCGAAAGGATTGCCCGCAATTCCAATCGCCTCGCCGCGCTCGCCGCCCTGCTGCTACCGCCGAGCGTGGTCGCCGGTCTTTTCGGCATGAATGTTGGCGGTATCCCTGGCGTCAACGATACTTGGGCTTTCATCATCATCGTTGGCTTTGTTGCGGTCACGTCCGTTGCAACGCTGATGGTCCTCAAACGGATCAACTGGCTATGA
- a CDS encoding AraC family transcriptional regulator: MLHDLIANGQSMRTVSLPRGRQRLHAMPTSAGYEVRENETYDWDGRKRGLTPFTVLQHTINGTGRLRYQNRNYKLQSGDTMMVLVPHNHRYWLEKGDRWEYFWISMNGEETLRIHKMVLALAGPVFKLQQSTIDHLADCSLRLVKGANTPGSASAVAYEAAMALYDDIFGASASMAEQRAMQAVTDHINANLEKPLPVSELAAIVGLSRAHFSRSFAESEGVPPAEYVLQQRLQRAAKLLTKADFLPVKEVSIMCGFEDANYFAKVFRRVYGITPTEFRTTGMYASIGRGR; the protein is encoded by the coding sequence GTGCTGCATGATTTGATCGCCAACGGCCAGTCGATGAGAACCGTTTCGCTGCCGCGCGGACGGCAGCGTTTGCATGCCATGCCCACGAGCGCCGGTTACGAGGTGCGTGAAAACGAGACCTATGATTGGGACGGCAGAAAGCGCGGCCTGACACCCTTCACGGTGCTGCAGCATACGATCAACGGCACCGGCCGCCTGCGCTACCAGAATCGCAATTACAAGCTCCAGAGCGGCGACACGATGATGGTGCTCGTGCCGCACAATCACCGCTACTGGCTGGAAAAGGGCGACCGCTGGGAATATTTCTGGATCTCGATGAACGGTGAAGAAACGCTGCGCATCCACAAGATGGTGCTGGCACTCGCCGGGCCGGTCTTCAAGCTGCAGCAATCGACCATCGATCATCTGGCGGACTGCAGCCTGCGGCTCGTCAAAGGCGCAAACACGCCGGGCTCGGCCTCGGCGGTCGCCTATGAAGCCGCCATGGCGCTCTATGATGACATCTTCGGCGCCTCCGCCTCGATGGCCGAACAACGCGCCATGCAGGCGGTGACCGACCATATCAACGCCAATCTGGAAAAACCGCTTCCGGTCAGCGAGCTTGCGGCGATCGTCGGCTTGAGCCGCGCCCACTTTTCTCGCAGCTTCGCCGAAAGCGAAGGCGTGCCGCCCGCCGAATATGTCCTGCAGCAGCGCCTGCAACGCGCCGCAAAATTGTTGACCAAGGCGGATTTCCTGCCGGTCAAGGAAGTCTCGATCATGTGCGGCTTCGAAGACGCCAATTACTTCGCCAAGGTCTTCCGGCGCGTTTACGGCATCACGCCGACGGAGTTTCGCACGACCGGCATGTATGCGAGCATCGGCCGCGGCCGGTAG
- a CDS encoding alpha-glucosidase/alpha-galactosidase translates to MSFKIAIIGAGSVGFTKKLFTDILCVPEFKDIEFALTDLSEHNLQMIKAILDKIVESNKLPTKVTATTDRRKALEGARYVISCVRVGGLEAYADDIRIPLKYGIDQCVGDTICAGGILYGQRNIPVILDFCKDIREVAAPGAKFLNYANPMAMNTWAAIEYGKVDTVGLCHGVQHGAEQIAEVLGAKSQSELDYICSGINHQTWFVDLRLNGRKIGKDELVAAFEAHPVYSQQEKLRIDVLKRFGVYSTESNGHLSEYLPWYRKRPDEITRWIDMSDWIHGETGGYLRHSTETRNWFETEFPQFLASAEKPIDPAKRSNEHASHILEALETGRVYRGHFNVKNTGVITNLPSDAIIESPGFVDRFGINMVSGITIPEACAATCISSINVQRMSVHAAISGDIDLLKLAVLHDPLVGAVSTPEEVWQMVDEMVVAQARWLPQYADAVPAAKERLANSKVKTREWEGAARRHVRSIEELRVEKAALKQAV, encoded by the coding sequence ATGAGTTTCAAAATCGCTATTATCGGGGCAGGCAGTGTCGGTTTCACCAAGAAGTTGTTCACGGACATTCTCTGCGTGCCGGAATTCAAGGACATCGAATTCGCGCTGACCGACCTCAGCGAGCATAACCTCCAGATGATCAAGGCGATCCTCGACAAAATCGTCGAGTCGAACAAGCTGCCGACAAAGGTGACGGCCACGACAGATCGCCGCAAGGCGTTGGAAGGCGCGCGTTATGTCATCAGCTGCGTGCGCGTCGGCGGGCTGGAAGCCTATGCCGACGACATCAGAATTCCGCTGAAATACGGTATCGACCAGTGCGTTGGCGATACGATCTGCGCCGGCGGCATTCTCTATGGCCAGCGCAATATTCCCGTCATCCTCGATTTCTGCAAGGATATCCGCGAGGTCGCAGCACCGGGCGCGAAGTTCCTGAACTATGCCAATCCGATGGCGATGAACACCTGGGCGGCCATCGAATATGGCAAGGTCGATACGGTCGGCCTCTGCCACGGTGTCCAACATGGCGCCGAACAGATTGCCGAAGTGCTGGGCGCCAAGTCGCAGAGCGAGCTTGACTACATCTGCTCCGGCATCAATCACCAGACCTGGTTCGTCGATCTGCGTCTCAACGGCCGCAAGATCGGCAAGGATGAGCTGGTCGCCGCTTTCGAGGCGCACCCTGTCTATTCGCAGCAGGAGAAGCTGCGTATCGACGTCTTGAAGCGCTTCGGCGTCTATTCGACGGAAAGCAACGGTCATCTCTCCGAATACCTGCCCTGGTATCGCAAGCGGCCGGACGAAATCACCCGCTGGATCGATATGTCGGACTGGATCCATGGCGAGACCGGCGGCTATCTGCGTCACTCGACAGAGACCCGCAACTGGTTCGAGACGGAGTTCCCGCAATTCCTCGCTTCGGCCGAAAAGCCGATCGATCCGGCCAAGCGCTCCAACGAGCATGCGAGCCATATCCTGGAGGCGCTGGAGACCGGTCGGGTCTATCGCGGTCACTTCAACGTCAAGAATACCGGCGTCATCACCAACCTGCCATCCGACGCCATCATCGAGTCGCCCGGCTTCGTCGATCGCTTCGGCATCAACATGGTCTCCGGCATCACCATTCCGGAAGCCTGTGCTGCGACTTGCATCTCGTCGATCAATGTCCAGCGCATGTCGGTGCATGCGGCGATTTCCGGCGATATCGATCTCCTGAAGCTCGCCGTACTGCACGATCCGCTGGTTGGTGCCGTCTCGACCCCGGAAGAGGTTTGGCAGATGGTCGATGAAATGGTGGTCGCCCAGGCGCGCTGGCTGCCGCAATATGCTGATGCCGTCCCGGCTGCCAAGGAGCGGCTGGCAAATTCCAAGGTCAAGACGCGAGAGTGGGAAGGGGCTGCGCGCCGCCATGTCCGCTCCATCGAGGAACTTCGCGTTGAAAAGGCCGCGCTGAAGCAGGCTGTTTAA
- a CDS encoding ABC transporter substrate-binding protein, which yields MTNFRKIGILAGLALSVSVAALNAYASEPTVPPAPPAFPAEGKIKYVSRDSILEFKALPEYHEPDWVTKNFVDTGKLPAVKDRLPKEPMVFKTENMPDGPGVYGDVMRHVIGGRPEGWNYGAGQTQGWGGIDIGLSECLTRTAPLFQVEAKDTEPLPNLAKGWEWSQDGHKLTMHLIEGAKWSDGAPFNADDLMFYWEDEVIDPNVSPLGGGASPEAFGEGTTLTKIDDYTVEWTFKEAFPKQYLYTMAYPNFCPGPSHILKLQHPKYSKNTYDQFKNAFPPEFMNMPVMGAWVPVEYRPDDIIVMRRNPYYWKVDEKGNQLPYLNELHYKLSTWADRDVQAVAGSADFSNLEQPENFVASLKRAAEKTAPARLAFGPRLIGYNLRMNLSGNGWGDPDARSQAIRELDRNEDFRKAITMAVDRKAIGDSLVKGPFTAIYAGGLSSGTSFYDRNSTVYYPFDLKGAKALLAKVGLKDTDGDGFVNFPAGTADGKNVEIVLLVNNDYTTDKSLAEGVVGQMEKLGIKIIINALDGPKRDNAHYAGQFDWLIQRNTTELASVVQNTEQLAAVGPRTSWHHRAGKDNQLDLLPYEKELADIVNKFRTSQDNDERVALMKQYQKTATEHVDTVGLTEYPGALIINKRFSNIPEGTPIMMFNWAEDSVIRERVWVAADKQGKYELFPQQLPGKPGDKGPIN from the coding sequence ATGACGAATTTCCGTAAGATCGGCATCCTGGCAGGACTGGCGCTCAGCGTTTCAGTCGCGGCCCTGAATGCCTATGCGTCCGAGCCTACAGTGCCGCCAGCCCCGCCGGCTTTCCCGGCGGAAGGCAAGATCAAATATGTGTCCCGCGACTCCATCCTGGAGTTCAAGGCGCTGCCCGAATATCATGAGCCGGACTGGGTAACGAAGAATTTCGTCGACACCGGCAAGCTGCCGGCGGTCAAGGATCGCCTGCCCAAGGAACCGATGGTCTTCAAGACCGAGAACATGCCTGACGGTCCCGGCGTCTATGGCGACGTGATGCGCCATGTCATCGGCGGTCGGCCGGAAGGCTGGAACTACGGTGCCGGTCAGACGCAGGGCTGGGGCGGTATCGATATCGGCCTCTCCGAATGCCTGACACGCACAGCACCGCTATTCCAGGTGGAAGCCAAGGATACCGAGCCGTTGCCGAACCTCGCCAAGGGCTGGGAGTGGTCGCAGGACGGTCACAAGCTCACCATGCACCTGATCGAAGGCGCCAAGTGGTCCGACGGCGCGCCCTTCAACGCCGATGACCTCATGTTCTATTGGGAAGACGAAGTCATCGACCCGAACGTTTCGCCGCTCGGTGGCGGTGCGTCGCCGGAGGCCTTCGGTGAGGGAACGACGCTCACGAAGATCGACGACTACACAGTCGAATGGACCTTCAAGGAAGCCTTCCCGAAGCAGTATCTCTATACGATGGCCTACCCCAACTTCTGCCCGGGTCCATCGCATATTCTCAAACTCCAGCATCCAAAATATTCGAAGAACACTTACGACCAGTTCAAGAACGCCTTCCCGCCGGAATTCATGAACATGCCGGTGATGGGCGCCTGGGTGCCGGTTGAATATCGGCCTGACGATATCATCGTCATGCGCCGCAATCCCTATTACTGGAAGGTCGACGAGAAGGGCAATCAGCTGCCTTATCTCAACGAGCTGCACTACAAGCTCTCGACCTGGGCCGACCGTGACGTGCAGGCTGTAGCCGGTTCTGCCGACTTCTCGAACCTCGAGCAGCCGGAAAACTTCGTTGCCTCGCTCAAGCGCGCTGCCGAAAAGACCGCTCCGGCGCGTCTCGCCTTCGGTCCGCGCCTCATCGGCTATAACTTGCGTATGAACCTGTCGGGCAATGGCTGGGGTGATCCCGACGCTCGCAGTCAGGCGATCCGCGAACTCGACCGCAACGAGGACTTCCGCAAGGCCATAACCATGGCGGTCGACCGCAAGGCAATCGGCGACTCCCTCGTCAAGGGACCGTTCACGGCAATTTATGCAGGCGGCCTTTCCTCAGGCACGAGCTTCTATGATCGCAACTCGACAGTCTACTATCCCTTCGATCTGAAGGGTGCGAAGGCACTGCTCGCCAAGGTCGGCCTGAAGGATACCGACGGCGATGGCTTCGTGAACTTCCCGGCCGGAACAGCTGACGGCAAGAACGTCGAGATCGTGCTTCTCGTCAACAACGACTACACCACCGACAAGAGCCTTGCCGAAGGTGTCGTCGGCCAGATGGAAAAGCTCGGCATCAAGATCATCATCAATGCTCTTGATGGCCCGAAGCGGGACAATGCGCATTATGCCGGCCAGTTCGACTGGCTGATCCAGCGCAACACAACCGAGCTCGCCTCCGTGGTGCAGAACACCGAGCAGCTTGCCGCTGTCGGCCCGCGTACCAGCTGGCACCATCGCGCCGGCAAGGACAATCAGCTCGACCTCCTGCCTTACGAAAAGGAGCTTGCCGACATCGTCAACAAGTTCCGCACGAGCCAGGACAATGACGAACGCGTCGCGCTCATGAAGCAGTACCAGAAGACTGCGACCGAACACGTCGATACCGTCGGCCTGACCGAATATCCGGGCGCGCTGATCATCAACAAGCGTTTCTCGAATATTCCCGAGGGCACGCCGATCATGATGTTCAACTGGGCCGAGGACTCCGTCATCCGCGAGCGTGTGTGGGTGGCCGCCGACAAGCAGGGCAAGTACGAACTCTTCCCTCAACAGCTTCCCGGTAAGCCCGGGGACAAGGGTCCGATAAACTAA
- a CDS encoding ABC transporter permease, with amino-acid sequence MLRFLLMRIASAIPVLFILSVVTFAIIQAPPGDYADYIRSQLINQGGASFAQADAQAQAYRVEHGLDQPLVVQYVNWITGIVTRGDFGYSMFYNKPVADVVGERLPRTLALALVCHIFASILGITFGIWAATRQYSWIDSLLSGISFLGMTVPRFLMALIIVYLLVFQFNVTEIGSFFSPQYGGAPWSWAKFMDLVSHVWPVVAIATFGGLAYNMRVMRGNLLDTLNAQYVETARAKGLSGGAVVMRHAVPNALHPLVMYQGVVLPYMLTGEIETAIIFALPTVGPAIVGSMAIGDVYVTATFMLVLSATLIVGNIIADMLLAMLDPRVRQYGGA; translated from the coding sequence ATGTTACGATTCCTGCTCATGCGCATCGCCTCGGCGATCCCCGTCCTCTTCATCCTGAGTGTGGTGACCTTCGCGATTATCCAGGCACCCCCCGGAGATTATGCCGATTACATCCGTTCGCAGTTGATCAATCAGGGCGGCGCTTCCTTCGCGCAAGCCGATGCCCAGGCTCAGGCCTATCGTGTCGAACATGGCCTCGATCAGCCGCTGGTCGTCCAGTACGTCAACTGGATCACGGGCATAGTGACCAGAGGCGATTTCGGCTACAGCATGTTCTACAACAAGCCGGTTGCCGACGTTGTCGGCGAGCGCCTGCCGCGCACGCTGGCCCTGGCGCTGGTCTGCCACATTTTCGCGTCGATCCTCGGCATCACTTTCGGCATCTGGGCGGCGACCCGCCAATATAGCTGGATCGACAGCCTGCTCTCCGGCATCTCTTTCCTCGGCATGACGGTGCCGCGCTTTCTGATGGCGCTGATCATCGTCTACCTGCTCGTCTTCCAGTTCAATGTGACGGAAATCGGCAGCTTCTTCTCACCGCAATATGGCGGAGCGCCGTGGTCCTGGGCGAAATTCATGGATCTCGTAAGCCACGTCTGGCCGGTCGTCGCGATCGCCACCTTCGGCGGGCTCGCCTACAATATGCGCGTCATGCGCGGCAATCTGCTCGATACGCTGAACGCCCAATATGTCGAGACAGCGCGCGCCAAGGGGCTTTCGGGCGGCGCGGTCGTCATGCGCCACGCCGTTCCAAACGCGCTCCATCCGCTCGTCATGTATCAGGGTGTCGTGCTTCCCTACATGCTGACCGGCGAGATCGAGACCGCGATCATCTTCGCTCTACCAACCGTCGGTCCGGCAATCGTCGGCTCCATGGCGATCGGTGACGTCTATGTCACCGCGACTTTCATGCTGGTGCTGTCGGCGACACTGATCGTCGGCAACATCATCGCCGACATGCTGCTTGCCATGCTCGATCCGCGGGTCCGTCAATATGGAGGAGCCTGA
- a CDS encoding ABC transporter permease, with the protein MFAFDSSTPPPPHEETVKNTSHGNESYMALVWRRLRRSWTGMIGLILVGLLIIMAIFADFFAPMDPKATDVGFAPPQLISIHDKEGSLVWPRVYALADSEELDPVTFQPVVGLDYDNPRLLGFFVKGADYNLLGLIPANRHFFGTVDGEPVHFLGTDKFGRDVLSRAIIGSRISLMIALTVVFIVTVVGTTVGMVSGYYGGAFDIWVQRFVELVLAFPQLPLYLALTSLIPITAPTNIFLAFVIFVMSALGWAQMSREVRGKTLALARIEYVRAAMAVGATDRRIIFQHIFPNVMSHVIVAVTIHIPSVVLLESFLGFLGFAVKPPLISWGLMLQDTANYSVIGTYPWILSPVAFVLVTVFAFNALGDGLRDAVDPY; encoded by the coding sequence ATGTTTGCCTTCGACTCTTCCACACCGCCGCCGCCACACGAGGAAACGGTCAAGAATACCAGCCATGGCAATGAGAGCTACATGGCTCTGGTCTGGCGCCGGCTGCGGCGCTCCTGGACCGGCATGATCGGCCTCATCCTCGTCGGGCTCCTGATCATCATGGCGATCTTTGCCGATTTCTTCGCGCCGATGGATCCGAAGGCGACCGATGTCGGCTTTGCGCCGCCGCAGCTCATCAGCATCCACGACAAGGAGGGCAGTCTCGTCTGGCCGCGCGTCTATGCGCTTGCGGATTCCGAAGAGCTCGATCCGGTCACTTTCCAGCCGGTCGTCGGCCTGGATTATGACAATCCGCGTCTGCTCGGCTTCTTCGTGAAGGGTGCTGACTATAATCTACTCGGTCTCATCCCGGCCAATCGCCATTTCTTTGGCACGGTCGATGGCGAACCGGTGCATTTCCTCGGCACCGACAAGTTCGGCCGAGACGTGCTGTCGCGCGCCATTATCGGCTCACGCATCTCGCTGATGATCGCGCTGACGGTGGTCTTCATCGTCACCGTCGTCGGCACCACTGTCGGGATGGTGTCAGGCTACTATGGCGGTGCCTTCGATATCTGGGTGCAGCGCTTCGTCGAGCTGGTGCTCGCCTTCCCGCAGCTGCCGCTTTATCTGGCGCTGACATCGCTGATCCCGATCACAGCGCCGACCAACATCTTCCTCGCCTTCGTGATCTTCGTCATGTCGGCGCTTGGCTGGGCGCAGATGTCGCGCGAGGTGCGCGGCAAGACTCTGGCGCTGGCGCGCATCGAATATGTGCGGGCAGCAATGGCCGTTGGTGCCACCGACCGGCGCATCATCTTCCAGCATATTTTCCCGAATGTGATGAGCCACGTGATCGTCGCCGTCACCATCCACATTCCGAGCGTCGTGCTGCTCGAATCCTTCCTCGGCTTCCTCGGCTTTGCCGTGAAGCCGCCGCTGATCTCCTGGGGGCTGATGCTGCAGGATACGGCGAATTATTCCGTCATCGGAACCTATCCCTGGATTCTCTCGCCCGTCGCCTTCGTGCTGGTCACCGTCTTCGCCTTCAATGCTTTGGGCGACGGTCTGCGCGATGCGGTCGATCCCTATTGA